The region GCGTCCCCACCGTCGGTATCGACATCGGCGGCACGAAGGTGATGGCGGGCGTCGTCGACGCCGACGGCAACATCCTGGAGAAGCTCCGCGCCGAGACGCCGGACAAGTCCAAGAGCCCCAAGGTCGTCGAGGACACCATCGTGGAGCTGGTCCTGGACCTCTCGGACCGGCACGACGTGCACGCCGTGGGCATCGGTGCGGCCGGCTGGGTCGACGCCGAGCGCAACCGCATCCTCTTCGCTCCCCACCTGTCCTGGCGCAACGAGCCCCTGCGCGACCGTCTCGCCGGCCGGCTCGCCGTTCCCGTCCTGGTGGACAACGACGCCAACACCGCCGCCTGGGCGGAGTGGCGGTTCGGCGCGGGCCGTGGCGAGGACAACCTCGTCATGATCACGCTCGGCACCGGCATCGGCGGCGCGCTGCTGGAGGACGGTCAGGTCAAGCGCGGCAAGTTCGGCGTCGCGGGCGAGTTCGGCCATATGCAGGTGGTCCCCGGCGGCCATCGCTGCGCGTGCGGCAACCGCGGCTGCTGGGAGCAGTACAGCTCGGGCAACGCGCTGGTCCGCGAGGCCCGCGAACTCGCCGCCGCGGACTCCCCGGTCGCGTACGGGATCATCGAGCACGTCAAGGGCAACATCGGCGACATCACCGGCCCGATGATCACCGAGCTCGCCCGCGAGGGCGACGCCATGTGCATCGAGCTGCTCCAGGACATCGGCCAGTGGCTCGGCGTCGGCATCGCCAACCTGGCGGCGGCCCTCGACCCCTCCTGCTTCGTCATCGGCGGCGGCGTCAGCGCGGCCGACGACCTCCTCATCGGCCCCGCGCGCGACGCCTTCCGCCGCCACTTGACCGGCCGCGGCTACCGCCCCGAGGCCCGGATCGCCCGCGCCCAGCTCGGCCCCGAGGCCGGCATGGTCGGCGCCGCCGACCTCGCCCGCCTCGTCGCCCGCCGCTTCCGCCGCGCCAAGCGCCGCCGTGTGGAGCGCTACGAGCGGTACGAGCGCTACTCCGAGTCCCGCCGTACGACCCAGGGGTCGCTGTGACGGCCTCGCTGCCGCGCCAGGCCTCACCTCCGGACGAGCCCCGGCGCCCGCCGGAGGACCCGCGCCACAAGTTCCGCCGCCGTGCCCTGACGCTGCTGATCATCGTGCTGCTCATCGGCGTCCCGGCCGGCTACCTGGTGATCTCCGCCAACCAGAGCCGCGACAGCGGCAAGCAGAAGGAGGAGAAGTACTCGGCGACCGGCCTCACCGTGGGCTGGCCCTCGCGCGTCCAGCGCCGCCTCTACCAGGTGCCCATCCCGTTGAACAGCGTCTCCGTCGCCTACTACGAGACGAACAACTGGAAGACCAGCCGTCTCTACGTGCAGTTCGCCACCAACGGCGCGGGGCTGGAGGAGTTCCTCGCGGAGATCGGCACCAGCAGGGACACACTGCGCAAGAACAACATCGCCATCGGCACCCGCGACCAGAAGGTCGTCAGCTGGGACTTCACGGGCCCCGGCTCGTGGTGGGGCCTCGTCCACGAACAGAAGGACCCGGCGCCCACCCAGGACATCGTCGTGAACTGGCCCAAGCCCGGGCACGCCATCGTCTACGTCGTCTCCCGCACGATCCCCTGAGCCGCCCCGGCCCCGCGCCGGGGCCACCGTCGGGACCGATTGTCAGAGCCCGCCCGTAGAGTCGAAGACAACTGATTCGACCGAGGGGCGGGAGGTGACCGGACGTATGGGCGACGAGGCCGTGAAGACCGATACGGCTGTGCCGGTGCGGCTTGCCGCCGTCTTCCTGCCCGCACCCGTGCCCCGCCAGGGGCGCGTCGCCTTCTGGGACCCGGACGGCGGGCCGCTGCCCGCCGCCGACGGCGCCGGGAGCGTGTCGCCCGCCGAGAACACACCGTCCGCCGAGCCGACCGAGCTGACGGTGGTACGACCGCATGGCTCGGGAGCCCGCCGCGGCACCGTCCCCGCGCTGACCCTGCCGATCGCCGAGGCCCTCCCGCTGCTCGCCGGGGCCCGCCACGACCGCGCCGCGCATCCGGCCACGACCTGCTGGGGCGCGGCCGCGCTGCACGCGCTGCGGCTCGTCGCGCGGGGCCGGCTGCTGCCCGGGCTCACCCCCGAGGGCCACGACGCCTGGCGCGCGGGCCCACTGGACCCGGACGACATCGCCCACCTGCGCGCCGTGGCCGCCGCTCTTCCCCACGAAGGGCATGCCGTCCCGCTCCCCGGCAAGGGCCCCCTCCGGCTGCCCGACCCGGAAGCGCTGATGCGCTCCTTCCTGGACGCGGTCGCCGACACCCTGCCGCGCACCCCCGCCGCTCCCCACACCTCAGGGAAACCCTTCGCGGCCGGAGAGCCGCAGCGGCTGCCCGGAGCCCACGACTGGGCCGCCGAGGTCGCCGCGGGCATGGACGCGGGCGTACGGATCTCGCTCCGCCTGGACCTGTCGGCGTACCAGCTCTTCGACGACGGCGAGGGCGCGCTCCGCGCGGGCGCCGCCGTCGTCCAGGTGCACAGCCTCGCCGACCCGACCCTCGTCGTCGACGCCGCGGCCCTGTGGGCGGGCGACGCCGACACGGCCTTCGGCCCCCGCGCGCGCGTGGACGCGGCGCTCGCCGTGCGCCGCGCCGCCCGCGTCTGGCCGCCCCTGGACCGTCTGTCCGAACAGGACGTGCCCGACGTCCTCGCACTCTCCGAAGAGGAGCTCTCCGACCTGCTCGGCATCGTCGCGACCCGCCTCGGCGCGGCCGGCGTCGCCGTCCACTGGCCCCGCGACCTCGCCCACGACCTCAGTGCCGCCGCGGTGGTGCGCCCCGCGCCCGGCTCGGCCACGGACGGCACCGGATTCTTCGAGAGCGAGGAACTGCTCCAGTTCCGCTGGCAGCTGGCCCTCGGCGGCGACCCGCTCACCGAGGCCGAGATGGACGCCCTCGCCGAGGCCCACCGCCCCGTCGTCCGGCTGCGCGACCAGTGGGTCCTCGTCGACCCCGCCCTCGTCCGCAAGGCCCGCAAGCGGGAGCTGGGCCTGCTCGACCCGGTCGACGCCCTGTCCGTGGCGCTCACCGGCACCGCGGAGGTCGACGGCGAGACGGTCGAGGCGGTGCCGGTCGGCGCCCTCGCCACGCTGCGCGACCGTCTGACGGCCGGCATCACCCCCGTGGAGCCGCCCCCGGGGCTCCAGGCCCGGCTGCGGGACTACCAGCTGCGGGGCCTCGCCTGGCTCGACCTCATGACCTCGCTCGGCCTCGGCGGCTGCCTCGCCGACGACATGGGCCTCGGCAAGACCATCACCGTCATCGCCCTGCACCTGCGCCGGGACCGCGGCGAACCCACCCTGGTCGTCTGCCCGGCCTCGCTCATGGGCAACTGGCAGCGGGAGATCACCCGCTTCGCGCCCGGCGTCCCCGTCCGCCGCTTCCACGGCCCCGACCGCACCCTGGAGGACCTCGACGGCGGTTTCGTCCTCACCACCTACGGCACGATGCGCTCGGCCGCGCCCCGGCTCGCCCAGCAGACGTGGGGCATGGTCGTCGCGGACGAGGCCCAGCACGTCAAGAACCCCTACTCGGCGACGGCGAAGGCCCTACGGACGATCCCGTCCCCCGCGCGCGTGGCCCTCACCGGCACCCCCGTGGAGAACAACCTCTCCGAGCTGTGGGCCCTGCTGGACTGGACGACGCCCGGCCTGCTCGGACCCCTCAAGTCCTTCCGCGCCCGCCACGCGCGCGCCGTGGAGAACGGCGAGGACGAGGAGGCGATCGCCCGCCTGGCCCGGCTGATCCGCCCCTTCCTGCTCCGTCGCAAGAAGTCCGACCCCGGGATCGTCCCCGAGCTCCCGCCCAAGACGGAGACGGACCACCCGGTCCCCCTGACCCGCGAACAGGCCTCCCTCTACGAGGCCGTGGTCCGCGAGTCGATGCTTGCCATCGAGACGACCGAGGGCATCGCGCGCCGGGGCCTGGTCCTGAAGCTCCTCACCTCCCTCAAGCAGATCTGCAACCACCCGGCGCTGTTCCTGAAGGAGGACGCCCGGGCGGCCACCCTCGGACCCTCCGCCCGTTCCGGCAAGCTCGCCCTGCTCGACGAGCTGCTGGACACCCTGCTCGCCGAGGACGGCTCGGCGCTGGTCTTCACCCAGTACGTGGGGATGGCCCGACTGATCACCGCCCACCTGGCCGAGCGCGCCGTCCCGGTGGAGCTCCTGCACGGCGGCACCCCGGTCGCCGAACGCGAGCACATGGTGGACCGCTTCCAGAGCGGGGCCACCCCGATCCTGGTGCTGTCCCTCAAGGCCGCGGGCACCGGCCTGAACCTCACCCGGGCGGGCCACGTCGTCCACTTCGACCGCTGGTGGAACCCGGCCGTCGAGGAACAGGCCACCGACCGCGCCTACCGCATCGGCCAGACCCAGCCCGTCCAGGTCCACCGCCTCATCACCGAGGGCACGGTCGAGGACCGCATCGCCGAGATGCTCGAAGCGAAGCGGGCGCTCGCCGATGCCATCCTGGGCTCCGGGGAGGCGTCTCTGACCGAACTGACCGACCGCGAGCTGTCGGACCTGGTGTCACTGCGGAGGTCGTCGTGAGCGGTGCCGAGGAGGAGACACGGCCCGTGACCGGGGGCGTGGACGTGCCGGACGCCGAGCCGTCACGTCCGTCGGCCGGGCCGCGCCCCGCCGACGTGGCGCGTCGCGCGCTGCGGGCCGCGCGGGAGCGCGACACACGGGGCGCGGCGGCAGGGGACGAGCCGGGTTCGCGGTCCGACGGGGTGACCTCCCCGGCGGCCCGACCGGGCGACGCGGCCAGGGAGGCCCTGCGCCGGGCCGCCACGCGGGGGAGCGGTCCGCATCCGGACCCGAGTTCGGGTGCGGGTGCGGACACCGTCCCGGATCCGGAGACCGACTCAGGCGCCGAACCCGGTCCGGTACGGCCTTCCGCCCGCGCGGAGACGGCGGACGCCCCGCCCGCCGACGTGCCCCTAGTCGGCACGCGTCCTGGTGACATCGCCCGTGAGGCACTGCGCGCGGCGCGCACGGAGGCCCGACAGGCGCGGACGGCGGCGGAGACCAAGGGCGCCGGAAACGCGCACCGGTCGGCAGACCGTGCGGCGGCCGGTGCGCGGGCCCGGCGCGACCGACGGGACGAGGAGCGGGGAGGCCGGGTCCGGGACGTACGAGAGGTGCTCGCGGAGGCCTTCGAGCTGCCCGGCGCCGAAGCGCCCCGCGAGACCGACGTCGAGACCAACACCACCATCGACACCAACACCGAGACCGCCCCCGACGCCAACAGCGACACCGAAACCGACGCCGAGAAGTGGCACCGCAGGTCGGTACACCCGGCGCACCCGGCACAGTCGGAGCACCCGGCGCAACCGGTGCTCCCGACGCAACCCCGGCTCAGCGAGCCGAGCACGCTCCCGTCGGCCGCCGCCGTGCCGCGCTCGATGGCATCCCCGCGCCGCGACGGCGAGCTGCGCCGCACGTTCGAAGCGCTCCCCGCCCGCACCTCGCACGCGGACACCTTCGCGGAGACCTGGTGGGGCAACGCCTGGGTGAGCGCCCTCGAAGAGGGGGCCCTGGACGCGGCGCGGCTGGCGCGCGGACGGGCGTACGCCGACCAGGGGCACGTCGACGCCATCACCGTCACACCGGGACTCGTGCTGGCCTATGTCCACGGGAGCCGCCCGCGGCCGTACCGCGTCCAGGTCCGACTGCGGACGCTGGACGACGGCGACTGGGACCGTTTCCTCGACGCGGCGGCCGAGCGCCCCGGACACATCGCGGCGCTTCTCGACAAGGAGATGCCCAAGTCGCTCGCGGACTGCGGAGCCGACCTGCTCCCCGGCCCCGGAGACCTGGCCCCCCAGTGCAGCTGCCCCGACTACGGCCACCCCTGCAAACACGCCGCCGCCCTCTGCTACCAGACGGCACGTCTGCTCGACGAGGACCCCTTCGTACTGCTTCTGCTGCGCGGCAGGGGCGAGCGCGAGCTGCTGGACGTGCTGTCCCGCCGCAACGCCACCCGTGCGGCCCGCGCCGCCCAGGAACAGCAGTCGGCGCCGCTGCCCGGTGTACGGGCCCGTGACGCCCTCGCACGCCGGGCGCTGCCGCCCCTCCCGGCGCCGCTGCCCGCCCCCGCGCACCCCGAGCAGCCACCGACCTACCCGGGCGCGCCGGGCGGCCCCGACCCGTTCGCGCTGGACCAGCTCGCCACGGACGCGGCCGCCCGCGCGCACGCGCTGCTCACCACGGGCCGCGACCCGGTCGCGGAGCTGACGCTGTGGCAGGACGCGGTACGGCTCGCCGCCGCCCGCCCCGGTTCCGGCCTCACCGCCGCGACCCGCGCCCTCTACTCATCGCTGGCCTCCGCCGCCGGCCGTACCCCCGCCGACCTGGCCCGCGCGGTCGCCGCCTGGCGGCAGGGCGGGCTCGAAGGGCTCACCGTCCTCGAAGAGCCCTGGGACCCGCCCGCGGGCCGTTTCGACCGCGCCCGCCCCCTCCTCCTCGCCGCCGACCTCCCGGCCTTCCGCCCCTGGCGCAACCATCTCACCCACCCCCGCGGCCACGCCCAGCTCCGCCTGGGCCACGACGGCCTCTGGTACGCCTACGAATCGGAACCGGGCCACGAGGACTGGTGGCCCCGGGGCACCCCCGACCTCGACCCGGTCGGCGCTCTGACCGGCCTCGGCGCACCGGGCGAGCTCTGACCCGCCCGCCCGCGCCGACCGAGTCACACGGCATCCCGGTCAGGCACCACAGGCCGAAGACCCCTGCCCTCCAGTACCGGTTCGACGGCCCGGAAGACTCCCCGGTCCTCATCCTCGGACCCTCGCTCGGCACCACCTGGCACATGCCGTAGAAACCGTCCACGGGTGTCCAGTTGGTCCGGGGAGGCAGGGCAGACGTGGAGCCGGAGGTTGTAGCCGCTGGCGACCACGATCCTGGTGAAGTTCGCCGGAGGCCGGCCAGGAAGCATCGGCGTGGGATTCGCCTGCTCCTCTTCGGGGATCCAGCCCTCGCCGCCGGAGCCCCATTCGGTGGTGGCGATCGTCAGCAGCG is a window of Streptomyces sp. NBC_00271 DNA encoding:
- a CDS encoding sugar kinase, which codes for MTASLPRQASPPDEPRRPPEDPRHKFRRRALTLLIIVLLIGVPAGYLVISANQSRDSGKQKEEKYSATGLTVGWPSRVQRRLYQVPIPLNSVSVAYYETNNWKTSRLYVQFATNGAGLEEFLAEIGTSRDTLRKNNIAIGTRDQKVVSWDFTGPGSWWGLVHEQKDPAPTQDIVVNWPKPGHAIVYVVSRTIP
- a CDS encoding ROK family glucokinase, with the protein product MSTYRDLAHRGSARATVLRTVGTRERRSHLTAPRVPTVGIDIGGTKVMAGVVDADGNILEKLRAETPDKSKSPKVVEDTIVELVLDLSDRHDVHAVGIGAAGWVDAERNRILFAPHLSWRNEPLRDRLAGRLAVPVLVDNDANTAAWAEWRFGAGRGEDNLVMITLGTGIGGALLEDGQVKRGKFGVAGEFGHMQVVPGGHRCACGNRGCWEQYSSGNALVREARELAAADSPVAYGIIEHVKGNIGDITGPMITELAREGDAMCIELLQDIGQWLGVGIANLAAALDPSCFVIGGGVSAADDLLIGPARDAFRRHLTGRGYRPEARIARAQLGPEAGMVGAADLARLVARRFRRAKRRRVERYERYERYSESRRTTQGSL
- a CDS encoding DEAD/DEAH box helicase, translating into MGDEAVKTDTAVPVRLAAVFLPAPVPRQGRVAFWDPDGGPLPAADGAGSVSPAENTPSAEPTELTVVRPHGSGARRGTVPALTLPIAEALPLLAGARHDRAAHPATTCWGAAALHALRLVARGRLLPGLTPEGHDAWRAGPLDPDDIAHLRAVAAALPHEGHAVPLPGKGPLRLPDPEALMRSFLDAVADTLPRTPAAPHTSGKPFAAGEPQRLPGAHDWAAEVAAGMDAGVRISLRLDLSAYQLFDDGEGALRAGAAVVQVHSLADPTLVVDAAALWAGDADTAFGPRARVDAALAVRRAARVWPPLDRLSEQDVPDVLALSEEELSDLLGIVATRLGAAGVAVHWPRDLAHDLSAAAVVRPAPGSATDGTGFFESEELLQFRWQLALGGDPLTEAEMDALAEAHRPVVRLRDQWVLVDPALVRKARKRELGLLDPVDALSVALTGTAEVDGETVEAVPVGALATLRDRLTAGITPVEPPPGLQARLRDYQLRGLAWLDLMTSLGLGGCLADDMGLGKTITVIALHLRRDRGEPTLVVCPASLMGNWQREITRFAPGVPVRRFHGPDRTLEDLDGGFVLTTYGTMRSAAPRLAQQTWGMVVADEAQHVKNPYSATAKALRTIPSPARVALTGTPVENNLSELWALLDWTTPGLLGPLKSFRARHARAVENGEDEEAIARLARLIRPFLLRRKKSDPGIVPELPPKTETDHPVPLTREQASLYEAVVRESMLAIETTEGIARRGLVLKLLTSLKQICNHPALFLKEDARAATLGPSARSGKLALLDELLDTLLAEDGSALVFTQYVGMARLITAHLAERAVPVELLHGGTPVAEREHMVDRFQSGATPILVLSLKAAGTGLNLTRAGHVVHFDRWWNPAVEEQATDRAYRIGQTQPVQVHRLITEGTVEDRIAEMLEAKRALADAILGSGEASLTELTDRELSDLVSLRRSS
- a CDS encoding SWIM zinc finger family protein, with the translated sequence MARRALRAARERDTRGAAAGDEPGSRSDGVTSPAARPGDAAREALRRAATRGSGPHPDPSSGAGADTVPDPETDSGAEPGPVRPSARAETADAPPADVPLVGTRPGDIAREALRAARTEARQARTAAETKGAGNAHRSADRAAAGARARRDRRDEERGGRVRDVREVLAEAFELPGAEAPRETDVETNTTIDTNTETAPDANSDTETDAEKWHRRSVHPAHPAQSEHPAQPVLPTQPRLSEPSTLPSAAAVPRSMASPRRDGELRRTFEALPARTSHADTFAETWWGNAWVSALEEGALDAARLARGRAYADQGHVDAITVTPGLVLAYVHGSRPRPYRVQVRLRTLDDGDWDRFLDAAAERPGHIAALLDKEMPKSLADCGADLLPGPGDLAPQCSCPDYGHPCKHAAALCYQTARLLDEDPFVLLLLRGRGERELLDVLSRRNATRAARAAQEQQSAPLPGVRARDALARRALPPLPAPLPAPAHPEQPPTYPGAPGGPDPFALDQLATDAAARAHALLTTGRDPVAELTLWQDAVRLAAARPGSGLTAATRALYSSLASAAGRTPADLARAVAAWRQGGLEGLTVLEEPWDPPAGRFDRARPLLLAADLPAFRPWRNHLTHPRGHAQLRLGHDGLWYAYESEPGHEDWWPRGTPDLDPVGALTGLGAPGEL